One Phragmites australis chromosome 23, lpPhrAust1.1, whole genome shotgun sequence DNA window includes the following coding sequences:
- the LOC133906712 gene encoding 5-methyltetrahydropteroyltriglutamate--homocysteine methyltransferase 1, with product MASHIVGYPRMGPKRELKFALESFWDGKSSAEDLEKVATDLRASIWKQMAEAGIKYIPSNTFSYYDQVLDTTAMLGAVPERYSWTGGEIGFSTYFSMARGNATVPAMEMTKWFDTNYHFIVPELGPNTKFSYSSHKAVNEYKEAKALGVDTVPVLIGPVSYLLLSKPAKGVKKGFPLLSLLSSILPVYKEVIAELKAAGASWIQFDEPTLVLDLDSHQLAAFSAAYTELEAALTGLNVLIETYFADIPAESYKTLTSLSSVSAYGFDLVRGTQTLELVKAGFPSGKYLFAGVVDGRNIWADDLAASLNTLQSLEAVVGKDKLVVSTSCSLMHTAVDLVNETKLDSEIKSWLAFAAQKVVEVNALATTLAGQKDEAYFAANAAAQASRRSSPRVTNEEVQKAAADLKGSDHRRATNVSARLDAQQRKLNLPVLPTTTIGSFPQTVELRRVRREYKAKKISEEEYVNAIKEEISKVVKIQEELDIDVLVHGEPERNDMVEYFGEQLSGFAFTANGWVQSYGSRCVKPPIIYGDVSRPNPMTVFWSKMAQSMTSRPMKGMLTGPVTILNWSFVRNDQPRFETCYQIALAIKKEVEDLEAGGIQVIQIDEAALREGLPLRKAEHAFYLDWAVHSFRITNCGVQDTTQIHTHMCYSNFNDIIHSIINMDADVITIENSRSDEKLLSVFREGVKYGAGIGPGVYDIHSPRIPSTEEIADRINKMLAVLDTNILWVNPDCGLKTRKYTEVKPALTNMVSAAKLIRTQLASAK from the exons ATGGCGTCCCACATTGTTGGATACCCTCGCATGGGCCCCAAGAGGGAGCTCAAGTTTGCCCTTGAGTCTTTCTGGGATGGGAAGAGCAGCGCTGAGGATTTGGAGAAGGTTGCTACCGACCTCAGGGCCAGCATCTGGAAGCAGATGGCTGAGGCTGGGATCAAGTACATCCCCAGCAACACATTCTCGTACTACGATCAGGTTCTTGACACGACCGCCATGCTTGGTGCTGTCCCAGAACGCTACTCATGGACTGGAGGAGAGATTGGGTTCAGCACCTACTTCTCGATGGCCAGGGGCAATGCCACTGTCCCTGCTATGGAGATGACCAAGTGGTTTGACACCAACTA CCACTTTATTGTCCCTGAGCTGGGTcctaacaccaagttctcctaCTCTTCTCACAAGGCTGTTAATGAATACAAGGAGGCTAAGGCG CTTGGCGTTGATACTGTGCCAGTACTTATTGGACCAGTCTCATACTTGTTGCTCTCGAAGCCTGCCAAGGGTGTGAAAAAGGGATTCCCTCTTCTTTCCCTTCTCAGCAGCATCCTCCCTGTCTACAA GGAGGTCATTGCTGAGCTGAAGGCAGCCGGGGCTTCATGGATTCAGTTTGATGAGCCCACCCTTGTCCTCGACCTTGATTCTCACCAGTTGGCTGCGTTCTCTGCAGCATACACAGAACTTGAGGCTGCACTCACTGGATTGAACGTGCTTATCGAGACTTACTTTGCTGACATTCCTGCGGAATCATACAA GACCCTAACATCCTTGAGTAGTGTGTCTGCTTATGGTTTTGACCTTGTTCGTGGAACCCAGACTCTTGAGCTTGTCAAGGCCGGTTTCCCCTCCGGAAAGTACCTCTTTGCTGGTGTTGTGGATGGACGCAACATTTGGGCTGATGATCTTGCAGCATCACTCAACACTCTCCAGTCCCTTGAGGCTGTTGTTGGAAAGG ACAAGCTTGTTGTGTCGACTTCATGCTCACTCATGCACACCGCTGTGGATCTTGTGAACGAGACTAAGCTTGACAGCGAGATCAAGTCTTGGCTTGCTTTTGCTGCCCAGAAGGTGGTTGAGGTGAATGCTCTTGCCACGACATTGGCTGGTCAAAAGGATGAG GCTTACTTTGCAGCAAATGCTGCTGCTCAGGCCTCAAGAAGATCGTCTCCCCGTGTGACAAATGAAGAAGTCCAGAAGGCT GCAGCTGATCTGAAGGGCTCTGACCACCGCCGTGCTACCAATGTTAGTGCTAGATTGGATGCTCAGCAGAGGAAGCTTAACCTTCCAGTCCTTCCCACCACCACAATTGGCTCATTCCCACAGACTGTGGAGCTCAGGAGGGTCCGCCGTGAGTACAAGGCAAAGAA GATCTCTGAGGAGGAGTATGTTAATGCCATCAAGGAGGAAATCAGCAAGGTTGTTAAGATCCAAGAAGAGCTTGACATTGATGTCCTTGTACACGGCGAGCCTGAG AGAAACGATATGGTTGAGTATTTCGGTGAGCAGCTCTCTGGTTTTGCATTCACTGCCAATGGTTGGGTGCAATCTTACGGATCACGTTGTGTCAAGCCACCGATTATCTATGGTGATGTGAGCCGCCCCAACCCCATGACCGTTTTCTGGTCGAAGATGGCACAGAGCATGACCTCTCGCCCAATGAAGGGAATGTTGACTGGTCCAGTCACAATCCTTAACTGGTCCTTTGTCAGAAATGACCAGCCAAG GTTTGAGACGTGCTACCAGATTGCTCTTGCAATCAAGAAGGAGGTTGAGGATCTTGAGGCTGGTGGTATTCAG GTCATCCAAATCGATGAGGCTGCGCTGAGAGAAGGTCTGCCACTCCGCAAGGCAGAGCATGCCTTCTACTTGGACTGGGCCGTTCACTCCTTCAGAATCACAAACTGCGGCGTCCAGGACACCACCCAG ATCCACACCCACATGTGCTATTCTAACTTCAACGACATCATCCACTCCATCATTAACATGGACGCTGATGTGATCACCATTGAGAACTCGCGATCCGATGAGAAGCTTCTCTCTGTCTTCCGTGAGGGTGTGAAGTACGGCGCTGGCATTGGCCCCGGTGTCTACGACATCCACTCTCCCAGGATCCCATCCACAGAGGAGATTGCTGACCGCATCAACAAGATGCTTGCGGTACTTGACACCAACATCCTTTGGGTGAACCCTGACTGCGGTCTCAAGACCCGCAAGTACACAGAGGTCAAGCCCGCCCTAACCAACATGGTTTCTGCTGCCAAGCTCATCCGCACCCAGCTCGCCAGCGCCAAGTGA
- the LOC133906079 gene encoding extensin-like has translation MDLRRSAMRSFDDFDPPVEWKLAGDDQDVVEISLPGFRKDQVRVQVDNYGVLRATGERPDWGGRWARFTKDLCLPEYYDADAVRARFEGEKLIITLPIVPAAGEASPTPSPDLQKPPSSSSPTPSPPPTPPRPPSYYEPAPPPRPSQPLVPPLPPTSEPSPPPRPPTYSEPQPYRRPSPPPPPPPPPPPPIYYKLPTSQRPSPPPRPPTYSEPPPPPPPPPPQPSPYPPAEPSRPPTYPEPPPPPQSARPPPTIVPEPTKPSPPRKPTKAAEPSPAPHERSTSVPEPKIPALLETEISVSPPSPAPPVAHAYEAPKQQLQDTKAPEEDGKVSKPSPEKKKKRREREKMGREARGKVDESMRGGTPLEKEKQAEELPTAGEAPTTTMAPPEPARQLLVNVAAAVAVVVGIIVAVWHTLRS, from the coding sequence ATGGACCTGCGGCGGAGCGCGATGCGGTCCTTCGACGACTTCGACCCGCCAGTCGAGTGGAAGCTGGCCGGCGACGATCAGGACGTGGTGGAGATCTCCCTCCCGGGGTTCCGCAAGGACCAGGTCAGGGTGCAGGTGGACAATTACGGCGTGCTCCGCGCCACCGGCGAGAGGCCGGACTGGGGCGGCAGGTGGGCAAGGTTCACGAAGGACCTGTGCCTCCCGGAGTACTACGACGCCGACGCCGTCCGCGCCAGGTTCGAGGGCGAGAAGCTCATCATCACGCTCCCAATCGTCCCGGCTGCAGGCGAGGCCTCGCCAACGCCGTCGCCTGACCTCCAGAAGCCGCCGTCATCGTCCTCGCCGactccatcaccaccaccaacaccacctcgacctccttcatATTATgagccggcgccgccgccacgtCCATCACAACCACTGGTGCCACCTCTCCCTCCAACTTCTGAGCCGTCACCACCGCCTCGTCCTCCTACGTATTCTGAGCCGCAGCCGTATCGGCgtccatcaccaccaccaccaccaccacctcctcctcctcctcctatctATTATAAGCTGCCGACGAGTCAGCGTCCATCACCGCCACCTCGCCCTCCTACATATtcagagccgccgccgccgccgccgccgccgccgccacagccAAGTCCATATCCACCAGCGGAACCATCTCGTCCTCCTACTTATcctgagccgccgccgccgccacaatCTGCACGACCACCTCCGACTATTGTTCCTGAGCCGACGAAGCCGTCGCCGCCTCGTAAGCCAACGAAGGCCGCCGAGCCGTCGCCGGCGCCACATGAGAGGTCGACCAGTGTTCCTGAGCCAAAGATACCTGCCTTGTTGGAGACGGAAATCTCTGTCTCACCTCCTTCTCCTGCGCCTCCTGTTGCTCACGCATACGAGGCGCCGAAGCAGCAACTGCAAGATACCAAGGCGCCAGAGGAAGACGGCAAGGTCAGCAAGCCATcaccggagaagaagaagaaaaggagggagagggagaagatgGGCCGTGAAGCGAGAGGGAAGGTGGACGAATCCATGAGGGGTGGAACGCCGTTGGAGAAGGAGAAGCAAGCTGAGGAACTGCCGACTGCCGGTGAGGCTCCGACGACAACAATGGCACCACCAGAGCCGGCGAGGCAACTGCTGGTGAACGTTGCTGCGGCGGTGGCCGTGGTTGTGGGGATCATCGTGGCCGTGTGGCACACCCTGAGGAGCTAG
- the LOC133905752 gene encoding cation/calcium exchanger 1-like has protein sequence MAFLHNLHMCRRNAVAAVAGASFLLLIVVFSVFLATRHDSIVDARIFSASTIAASFLRPEEQGSCQELQSLPDNGARCRYLSSHPPCAPRGYVDYLRLFYCGFGRAPWLGGAALALWLLVLLYLLGDTASEYFCASLEGLSAALRLPPAIAGVTLLSLGNGAPDVLSSVVAFSATGGSGGDAGDVGLSSALGGALFVSTVVAGVVAIAAGSRGAAVIERCGFVRDVCFLLVALCYLLAVLLTGTVTVWAAASFLSLYAAYVLLVWTSHCCVATAADKLDRDSKPAPSELAAPLLLDVTDVPPSLPVPSKPTATPPPRTLSRRVLDALQWPLYLPRRVTIPDIAAHRWSKPYAVASALLAPLLLAATSSPSSPAVLLSGFLAGALLAAGAAGATAASGPPQTRCARLPWLAGGFLMSMLWSYMLARELVALLVSIGSVAGVKASVLGATVLAWGNSLGDLVADVAMAMHGGAQTAVSGCYAGPAFNTVVGLGLSLTLAAGARHPEPYAIPVDASVYQAVGFLAAGLVWALVVLPARGMKLDRVLGVGLLVVYLCFLCVRLGSLRSLTSPSC, from the coding sequence ATGGCTTTCTTGCACAATCTCCACATGTGCAGGCGCAATGCCGTCGCCGCCGTGGCAGGCGCCTCCTTCTTGCTGCTcatcgtcgtcttctccgtcttCCTTGCCACGAGGCACGACTCGATCGTCGACGCGCGGATCTTTAGCGCTTCCACAATCGCGGCGTCCTTCCTGCGCCCAGAAGAGCAGGGGAGCTGTCAGGAGCTGCAGTCGCTGCCGGATAACGGCGCGAGGTGCCGGTACCTGTCGTCGCACCCGCCGTGCGCGCCGCGGGGTTACGTCGACTACCTGCGGCTCTTCTACTGCGGCTTCGGGCGGGCGCCGTGGCTGGGCGGGGCCGCGCTCGCGCTGTGGCTGCTCGTGCTCTTGTACCTCCTCGGCGACACGGCGTCCGAGTACTTCTGCGCCTCGCTCGAGGGGCTCTCCGCCGCGCTGCGGCTGCCGCCGGCCATCGCGGGCGTCACGCTCCTCTCCCTGGGCAACGGCGCGCCGGACGTGCTCTCCAGCGTCGTGGCCTTCTCCGCCAccggtggcagcggcggcgacgcCGGGGACGTGGGGCTCAGCAGCGCGCTCGGCGGCGCGCTGTTCGTgtccacggtcgtcgccggcgtggtcgccATCGCCGCCGGGAGCCGAGGAGCTGCGGTGATCGAGCGATGCGGGTTCGTGCGCGACGTGTGCTTCCTCCTGGTGGCGCTGTGCTACCTCCTCGCCGTGCTGCTCACCGGCACCGTCACCGTCTGGGCCGCCGCGTCGTTCCTCTCCCTCTACGCCGCCTACGTCCTCCTCGTCTGGACCTCCCACTGCTgcgtcgccaccgccgccgacaAGCTGGATCGGGACAGCAAGCCCGCGCCGTCCGAGCTCGCCGCCCCTCTACTCCTCGACGTTACCGACGTGCCTCCTTCCCTTCCTGTCCCCTCCAAGCCCACTGCAACGCCACCGCCAAGAACCTTGTCTCGCCGCGTCCTGGACGCGCTCCAGTGGCCGCTGTACCTCCCTCGCCGCGTCACCATCCCGGACATCGCCGCGCACCGCTGGTCCAAGCCCTACGCCGTGGCCTCCGCGCTCCTCGCCCCTCTCCTTCTCGCCGCCACATCCTCTCCCTCCAGCCCCGCCGTCCTACTCTCGGGCTTCCTCGCAGGCGCGCTCCTCGCGGCCGGCGCGGCCGGCGCCACAGCCGCCTCCGGCCCGCCCCAAACCCGCTGCGCCCGCCTCCCGTGGCTCGCCGGCGGGTTCCTGATGTCCATGCTCTGGTCGTACATGCTGGCGCGCGAGCTGGTGGCCCTCCTGGTCTCCATCGGCAGCGTGGCCGGCGTGAAGGCGAGCGTCCTTGGCGCGACGGTGCTCGCGTGGGGCAACTCGCTAGGGGACCTGGTGGCCGACGTGGCCATGGCCATGCACGGTGGGGCCCAGACGGCGGTGTCCGGGTGCTACGCGGGCCCGGCGTTCAACACGGTGGTGGGGCTCGGGCTGTCGCTGACGCTGGCGGCCGGGGCCCGCCACCCCGAGCCGTACGCCATCCCGGTGGACGCGTCCGTGTACCAGGCGGTGGGATTCCTTGCGGCGGGATTGGTGTGGGCTCTGGTGGTGCTGCCCGCGAGGGGGATGAAGCTGGAcagggtgctcggggtgggcCTGCTCGTCGTCTACCTCTGCTTCCTCTGCGTTAGGCTAGGCTCTCTCAGATCACTCACTTCACCATCTTGTTAG